Proteins encoded together in one Oceanobacillus iheyensis HTE831 window:
- a CDS encoding DHA2 family efflux MFS transporter permease subunit, whose protein sequence is MKDRSTYLDATNLPKVPIIFVMVMGSFIAILNQTLLNVALPVMIVDMNMSANQAQSLTTIFMLVNGILIPITAFLMEKFTTRQLFLTAMSLFALGTLVCGLAFGYPSLLVGRVIQAAGAGIMMPLLMNVILSLFPINKRGSAMGYIGLAMMFAPAIGPTLSGLVVQNYSWRVLFFIVLPIAIIDIILAFFFLRNVTKQSNPKVNYISILMSTVAFGGLLLGFSLAGEMGWKHVEVIAPLMIGAIVMVFFIRMQLKLKNPILEFRVFKFSMFSLTTVISVVITMSMFAAMILVPIYLQNLRGFSPLASGLMLLPGALISAFMSPITGKLFDRIGARPLAITGLGITAITTFLFSDLSNETGYYYLMFVYSLRMVGISMIMMPIMTAGLNQLPQRLYSHGTAMANTLRQMSGAIGTAFLVTVMSSQTVKHMDEMTQTVVSEEQLKVIENLATIEGINDSFMIATLFAIFGFILSFFIKRRYPPEESVETVSKEQKRKQPFRNVASGTNQLR, encoded by the coding sequence ATGAAGGATAGATCCACGTACCTTGATGCAACCAACTTACCAAAGGTACCAATTATATTTGTAATGGTAATGGGATCATTTATCGCTATTCTGAATCAAACATTATTAAATGTAGCATTACCTGTCATGATTGTTGATATGAATATGTCTGCCAATCAAGCACAGTCATTAACGACGATCTTTATGCTTGTGAATGGAATTCTTATTCCAATTACGGCTTTTTTAATGGAGAAGTTTACCACAAGACAATTGTTTCTAACAGCAATGTCACTATTTGCCCTAGGTACGCTAGTATGTGGATTAGCCTTTGGTTACCCATCCCTCTTAGTTGGTCGTGTCATTCAAGCGGCTGGTGCAGGTATAATGATGCCACTGTTGATGAATGTAATTTTAAGTCTATTCCCTATCAATAAACGAGGATCTGCGATGGGATATATAGGACTTGCGATGATGTTTGCGCCAGCAATTGGGCCCACATTGTCGGGATTGGTGGTCCAAAATTATTCATGGCGTGTATTATTCTTTATCGTTCTTCCTATTGCCATCATTGATATCATTTTGGCCTTTTTCTTTTTACGTAACGTTACCAAACAATCCAATCCAAAAGTAAATTATATTTCGATATTAATGTCCACTGTCGCATTTGGTGGATTACTCCTTGGATTTAGCCTAGCAGGAGAAATGGGCTGGAAACATGTAGAAGTTATTGCTCCATTAATGATAGGAGCAATTGTAATGGTGTTCTTTATACGGATGCAGTTGAAACTAAAAAATCCCATACTCGAATTTAGAGTGTTCAAGTTTAGTATGTTCTCCCTAACAACGGTTATTAGTGTGGTCATAACCATGTCGATGTTTGCAGCAATGATTCTCGTGCCAATTTATTTACAAAACTTACGAGGTTTTTCTCCGTTAGCATCAGGATTGATGCTATTACCTGGGGCGTTAATCTCAGCATTTATGTCACCAATCACTGGTAAATTATTTGATAGAATTGGTGCACGACCGTTAGCAATTACTGGACTAGGGATAACCGCCATTACTACATTTCTGTTCTCTGATTTATCGAATGAAACTGGATATTATTATTTAATGTTTGTCTACAGCCTGCGCATGGTGGGTATTTCAATGATTATGATGCCAATAATGACTGCTGGATTAAATCAATTGCCCCAGCGTCTATATTCACATGGAACCGCAATGGCTAATACGCTGCGACAAATGTCCGGTGCGATTGGAACTGCTTTTTTAGTTACCGTTATGAGTAGCCAAACGGTCAAGCATATGGACGAAATGACACAAACAGTTGTATCGGAAGAACAGTTAAAAGTAATAGAGAACTTAGCAACAATTGAAGGAATTAATGATTCGTTTATGATTGCGACGCTTTTCGCTATTTTTGGATTTATACTATCCTTCTTCATAAAAAGAAGGTACCCACCCGAAGAATCAGTAGAAACTGTATCTAAAGAACAAAAGCGTAAGCAACCATTTAGAAACGTAGCGAGTGGAACGAATCAACTGAGATAA
- a CDS encoding MarR family winged helix-turn-helix transcriptional regulator: MNAEEKITKIIHSFREVNRFYYKQMWHHADDLGITVVQLQTMKHISEHPNISLQELAEKMNISKSTVSSTVDRLVKASFLRREQSTSDRRAINLNLTEEGRQKEAEGKKLFFARLHELSEVSDEDTESLFRLHQLIIEKLTTERSDRYEG; encoded by the coding sequence ATGAATGCTGAAGAAAAAATAACTAAAATCATTCACTCTTTTCGAGAAGTGAATCGATTTTATTATAAACAAATGTGGCATCATGCCGATGATTTAGGCATAACCGTCGTACAGCTACAGACAATGAAACATATATCCGAACACCCGAATATAAGTCTTCAAGAACTAGCCGAAAAAATGAATATTAGTAAGAGTACAGTTAGCAGCACTGTTGACAGATTGGTAAAGGCCTCTTTTCTTAGACGAGAACAATCAACGTCTGATCGACGAGCCATTAACCTTAATTTAACCGAAGAGGGTAGACAGAAAGAAGCAGAAGGAAAAAAACTTTTTTTTGCAAGACTTCATGAGTTGTCTGAAGTTAGTGACGAAGATACCGAAAGCTTATTTCGCCTCCATCAGTTGATAATAGAAAAATTGACAACGGAGAGGAGTGATCGTTATGAAGGATAG